One window of Armatimonadia bacterium genomic DNA carries:
- a CDS encoding thiamine pyrophosphate-dependent enzyme produces MAKNLKQLVDSPVRLTGGHRLCPGCGEPIAVRQVLMGTDSPVIVANATGCLEVSTTIFPYTAWNVPWVHIAFENAAAAASGVEAMYESLKKQGKIDADADYKFVAFAGDGGTYDIGFQSLSGAVERGHNFVYVCLNNQAYMNTGVQRSSASPLGMNTTTTPAGKVQAGKTKVQKDLTECLVAHEIPYVAQSIPGRWRDLVGKAEKAFNVDGPAFLNVLTPCPLGWACDPAVTAEISMLAVDTCIWPLYEVEYGEYKVNYTPKEKKPVDEYLKLQGRFRHLFKGEEGAEVRKQIQEYTDRKWEQLLKKAGQA; encoded by the coding sequence GTGGCAAAGAACCTCAAGCAACTGGTCGATAGCCCGGTGCGTCTCACCGGTGGCCACAGGCTCTGCCCTGGCTGCGGCGAGCCCATTGCAGTACGTCAGGTGCTCATGGGCACCGACTCGCCGGTCATCGTGGCAAACGCAACCGGCTGTCTCGAAGTCTCCACAACGATCTTCCCGTACACCGCCTGGAACGTGCCGTGGGTGCACATTGCCTTCGAGAACGCTGCGGCGGCTGCCTCTGGCGTTGAGGCGATGTACGAGTCGCTGAAGAAGCAGGGCAAGATCGATGCGGACGCCGATTACAAGTTCGTGGCCTTCGCCGGTGACGGCGGCACCTACGACATCGGCTTCCAGTCCCTGTCCGGCGCTGTCGAGCGCGGTCATAACTTCGTCTATGTGTGCCTCAACAACCAGGCATACATGAACACCGGCGTTCAGCGCTCCAGCGCTTCCCCGCTGGGCATGAACACCACGACCACGCCGGCCGGCAAGGTCCAGGCCGGTAAGACGAAGGTGCAGAAAGACCTCACCGAGTGCCTCGTCGCCCACGAGATCCCCTACGTGGCGCAGAGCATTCCCGGTCGCTGGCGCGACCTCGTCGGCAAGGCCGAAAAGGCCTTCAACGTCGATGGCCCCGCCTTCCTCAACGTCCTCACCCCCTGCCCGCTGGGTTGGGCGTGCGACCCGGCTGTCACTGCGGAGATCTCCATGCTCGCGGTCGACACCTGCATCTGGCCGCTGTATGAGGTCGAGTACGGCGAGTACAAGGTCAACTACACGCCGAAGGAAAAGAAGCCGGTCGACGAGTACCTGAAGCTGCAGGGCCGCTTCCGCCACCTGTTCAAGGGCGAAGAGGGCGCCGAGGTCCGCAAGCAGATCCAGGAGTACACGGATCGCAAGTGGGAGCAGCTCCTCAAGAAAGCCGGCCAGGCCTAA
- a CDS encoding transketolase C-terminal domain-containing protein, with amino-acid sequence MGKVMPLEGNNAVAEAMRQINPDVVAAYPITPSTEIVQTFAKFHANGQVDTNFVAVESEHSAMSACTAAAVAGGRVMNATSSQGLALMWEILFITASLRQPVVLSVANRALSGNINIHCDHSDGMGARDCGWIQLYGENAQEAYDNCIQAIAIAEREDVRLPTMNCFDGFLVSHAYELVEVEEDAAVKDWVGPYKAVRPLLDVKNPYTVGPLDLWDYYFEHKRNQIEAYVAAKEAIIEEGKRFGKVFGREYGLMECVDLEDAELAIVALGSTAGMVKDTVSELREAGKKVGLLKLRSFRPFPDAEIAAALKNCKAVAILDRAASYGAAAGPLYAEVTSALYAHKAEVPCVNMIYGLGGREVQPEQLVDIYKALEDVKSSGQPAQPVRFVGIRE; translated from the coding sequence ATGGGAAAGGTCATGCCGCTCGAAGGCAACAACGCCGTCGCCGAAGCGATGCGGCAAATCAACCCCGATGTCGTGGCGGCTTACCCCATCACGCCGTCCACTGAGATCGTCCAGACCTTCGCTAAGTTCCACGCTAACGGCCAGGTCGACACCAACTTCGTGGCCGTTGAGAGCGAACACTCGGCCATGAGCGCCTGCACCGCAGCCGCCGTCGCCGGTGGCAGGGTCATGAACGCTACGAGCTCCCAGGGTCTTGCGCTCATGTGGGAGATCCTGTTCATCACCGCCTCGCTGCGTCAGCCGGTGGTTCTGTCCGTGGCCAACCGCGCTCTCTCGGGCAACATCAACATCCACTGCGATCACTCCGACGGTATGGGTGCTCGCGATTGTGGCTGGATCCAGCTCTACGGCGAGAACGCCCAGGAAGCCTATGACAACTGCATCCAGGCCATCGCCATCGCCGAGCGCGAAGACGTCCGCCTGCCGACGATGAACTGCTTCGACGGCTTCCTCGTAAGCCACGCCTACGAGCTCGTCGAGGTCGAAGAGGATGCCGCAGTCAAGGACTGGGTCGGCCCGTACAAGGCCGTCCGGCCCCTGCTCGACGTCAAGAACCCCTACACCGTCGGCCCGCTCGACCTGTGGGACTACTACTTCGAGCACAAGCGCAACCAGATCGAGGCCTACGTCGCCGCCAAGGAAGCCATCATCGAGGAGGGCAAGCGCTTCGGCAAGGTCTTCGGTCGCGAATACGGCCTGATGGAGTGCGTCGACCTCGAGGATGCCGAGCTGGCCATCGTCGCCCTGGGTTCCACTGCCGGCATGGTCAAGGACACCGTCAGCGAGCTGCGCGAAGCCGGTAAGAAGGTCGGTCTGCTCAAGCTCCGGTCCTTCCGCCCCTTCCCAGACGCCGAGATCGCAGCGGCCCTCAAGAACTGCAAGGCCGTTGCTATCCTGGATCGCGCTGCTTCCTACGGAGCCGCCGCCGGTCCGCTGTACGCCGAAGTCACCTCCGCCCTGTACGCACACAAGGCCGAGGTCCCGTGCGTCAACATGATCTACGGTCTGGGCGGGCGCGAAGTGCAGCCCGAGCAGCTCGTCGATATCTATAAGGCACTTGAAGACGTGAAATCCAGCGGTCAGCCGGCACAGCCTGTGCGCTTTGTAGGCATCCGCGAATAA
- a CDS encoding 4Fe-4S binding protein, which yields MSDRVYPKDAGWKDMAAGGVIPQAGNAVEYKTGGWRTFRPVRNNEKCINCLQCWIYCPDDAIICEEQTIKGKPYDLDHCKGCGICANICPAKCIEMKVDTECEN from the coding sequence ATGAGCGACCGCGTATACCCCAAGGATGCCGGCTGGAAAGACATGGCCGCCGGTGGAGTCATCCCCCAGGCGGGCAACGCAGTAGAGTACAAGACCGGCGGCTGGCGCACCTTCCGCCCTGTTCGCAACAACGAGAAGTGCATCAACTGCCTGCAGTGCTGGATCTACTGCCCCGACGACGCGATCATCTGCGAGGAGCAGACGATCAAGGGCAAGCCCTACGACCTCGACCATTGCAAGGGCTGCGGCATCTGCGCCAACATTTGCCCGGCCAAGTGTATCGAGATGAAGGTCGACACGGAGTGCGAAAACTAG
- a CDS encoding 2-oxoacid:acceptor oxidoreductase family protein, which produces MPKLTEVRWHGRGGQGAKTASYVLAIAAAEQGWQVQAFPEYGAERRGAPMKSYVRISDAPIRLRCGVEHPTVVVVLDPTLLGSENVTEGLNEGAIVLVNTSEAPEAIRARLARKDVKLCTVDATQISMDTIGRNIPNTPMLGALAKVSDVVTVEGAQKAVKGQLGSKLSEAVLQGNYQAIQRAYEEVQVA; this is translated from the coding sequence ATGCCCAAACTGACCGAAGTACGCTGGCACGGAAGGGGTGGACAGGGTGCGAAGACGGCGAGCTACGTTCTCGCTATCGCGGCAGCCGAGCAGGGCTGGCAGGTCCAGGCCTTCCCCGAGTACGGTGCCGAGCGCCGTGGGGCGCCGATGAAGTCCTACGTGCGGATTTCGGATGCTCCGATCCGCCTGCGCTGCGGCGTCGAGCACCCGACCGTCGTCGTCGTCCTCGACCCGACTCTGCTGGGTTCCGAAAACGTGACGGAGGGCCTGAACGAGGGCGCAATCGTCCTGGTCAACACCTCGGAAGCCCCCGAGGCCATCCGAGCCCGTCTCGCCCGCAAGGACGTTAAGCTGTGCACGGTCGATGCGACGCAGATCTCCATGGACACCATCGGCCGGAATATCCCCAATACGCCGATGCTCGGCGCACTGGCCAAGGTCAGCGACGTCGTGACGGTGGAAGGCGCCCAGAAGGCCGTTAAGGGCCAGCTCGGCAGCAAGCTCTCCGAAGCCGTACTGCAGGGCAACTACCAGGCCATCCAGCGCGCCTACGAGGAGGTCCAGGTAGCATGA
- the recR gene encoding recombination mediator RecR, with translation MLRYAEPLEHVIQELERLPGVGPKSAQRLALHLMRMDVRDVEALGEAILELRPKVQECRECFNYSAGEQCPVCADLSRDRSVLCVVEHPSDLMALERAGEYRGVYHVLGGVLSPLGGIGHEDLHLDALLARVGTLRPHEVILATSPTVEGDATAEYVRALLTELSSSLDLNLSITRIALGLPVGGDLDYADQVTVARALRGRRPMDE, from the coding sequence ATGCTTCGCTATGCTGAACCCTTGGAACATGTGATTCAGGAGCTAGAGCGCCTCCCCGGCGTGGGGCCCAAGAGTGCCCAGCGTCTGGCCCTCCATCTCATGCGCATGGATGTGCGCGATGTGGAGGCCCTTGGGGAGGCGATCCTGGAGCTGCGCCCGAAGGTGCAGGAGTGCCGGGAGTGCTTCAACTACTCCGCCGGGGAGCAGTGCCCGGTCTGCGCCGACCTCAGCCGCGATCGGTCAGTGCTGTGCGTGGTTGAGCACCCCAGCGACCTCATGGCCCTGGAGCGTGCCGGGGAGTACCGAGGCGTGTACCACGTTCTCGGCGGTGTGCTTTCGCCTCTGGGCGGCATAGGGCATGAAGACCTGCACCTTGACGCCTTGCTCGCGCGCGTGGGGACGCTGCGTCCTCACGAGGTCATCCTTGCCACGAGCCCGACGGTCGAGGGCGATGCGACGGCGGAGTACGTGCGTGCCCTGCTGACAGAGCTGTCCTCCTCGCTCGATCTGAACCTGAGCATAACGCGAATCGCCCTGGGCCTTCCGGTCGGCGGCGACCTGGACTACGCCGATCAGGTCACGGTGGCGCGGGCGCTTCGCGGACGACGTCCCATGGACGAGTGA
- a CDS encoding YbaB/EbfC family nucleoid-associated protein, with product MRNPLQSMFENQFAQVSENLTKALEELEAAEIEGSAGGGAVRVHVTGSGQVLDVKISPAAIQPEDIELLEDLVCAAVRDAFAKATQLKKEKLMSATPLGALGLDVPNVF from the coding sequence ATGAGAAACCCCCTACAGTCGATGTTTGAAAACCAGTTCGCCCAGGTGTCCGAGAACCTCACCAAGGCTCTCGAAGAGCTGGAGGCAGCCGAGATCGAAGGCTCTGCCGGTGGCGGTGCAGTCCGTGTGCACGTGACCGGGTCCGGGCAGGTCCTGGACGTCAAGATCTCGCCGGCCGCCATCCAGCCTGAGGATATTGAGTTGCTGGAGGACCTGGTCTGCGCTGCTGTGCGTGACGCCTTCGCCAAGGCCACGCAGCTCAAGAAGGAAAAGCTGATGTCCGCCACGCCCCTCGGGGCGCTTGGCCTAGATGTCCCCAACGTCTTCTGA
- the dnaX gene encoding DNA polymerase III subunit gamma/tau, translating to MSSYVSFSLKYRPQRFEDVIGQEHVSRTLMNALSSGRVAHAYLFSGPRGTGKTSTARVLAKALNCVNGPTAEPCGECEFCRAVQDGRAMDVIEIDAASNRGIDEIRELREKVKYSPAQARHKVYILDEVHMLTTEAFNALLKTLEEPPAHSFFVLATTEPHRVPATILSRCQHFDFRQIPLAGLLTSLRRIADAEGIQFEPEALEAIARAAEGGMRDAESIFDQVVAYTDGAVTLQIVSSVLGVTEAETLAEVADLIAHQDVAASFSLVDRVIAAGKDVGQLMADQTLYLRDLLRISLGSEPSAWRLPGEEGKMRMRDQASAIGSDRLMQVLRALAEAQNDLRASTQHSLLLELTLAKLCQLTPPAAAGHRAGAPAAQRAPRPAAARPAAAQAHAASQPPAAVAQPSAAPQPPESPAPGPEPAAQPTPAAVAPTPAPEPPAVAPADPITTGPLHFEDIVANWSAMPDELKRMRRMPVGAFICEAAPVSLDGDTLTVAFGPEYAFHHKQVSGPYHEVIEEALARLFGRKLRLVCVVGEVPAQTPPPPAAVPEPTQAAEASAGAEPQEQPAAEPAPQEATSQATTAQEPAEEPVAQPAAESATAQPPAPVAQPRESSAVDTAVAQALSLFEGSTLLGDEE from the coding sequence ATGTCCTCCTATGTGTCCTTTAGCCTCAAGTACCGTCCCCAACGCTTCGAGGACGTGATCGGCCAAGAGCACGTGAGCCGCACGCTCATGAATGCGCTCAGCTCCGGTCGCGTAGCCCACGCCTACCTGTTCTCCGGCCCCCGGGGAACCGGCAAGACCTCCACAGCCCGCGTCCTCGCCAAAGCACTGAACTGTGTGAACGGCCCCACGGCCGAGCCCTGTGGCGAGTGCGAGTTCTGTCGTGCGGTCCAGGACGGCCGGGCCATGGACGTCATCGAGATCGACGCCGCCAGCAACCGCGGGATCGACGAGATCCGCGAACTGCGCGAGAAGGTCAAGTACAGCCCCGCCCAGGCGCGGCACAAGGTCTACATCCTCGACGAAGTCCACATGCTCACCACCGAGGCCTTCAACGCCCTCCTCAAGACCCTGGAGGAGCCGCCTGCACACAGCTTCTTCGTCCTGGCGACCACCGAGCCACACCGCGTGCCGGCAACCATTCTCTCGCGTTGCCAGCACTTCGACTTCCGCCAGATTCCGCTCGCAGGGCTGCTGACTTCCCTCCGTCGGATTGCCGACGCCGAGGGGATCCAGTTCGAGCCGGAGGCCCTGGAGGCCATTGCCCGCGCTGCCGAAGGCGGGATGCGAGACGCCGAGAGTATCTTCGATCAGGTCGTCGCCTACACCGACGGCGCCGTCACGTTGCAGATTGTCAGTTCGGTCCTTGGCGTTACGGAGGCCGAGACCCTGGCCGAGGTGGCCGACCTGATCGCCCACCAGGACGTCGCGGCCAGCTTCAGCCTCGTCGACCGCGTAATCGCAGCCGGCAAGGACGTCGGGCAGCTCATGGCCGACCAGACCTTGTACCTGCGGGACCTGCTGCGCATCTCCCTGGGCAGCGAACCCTCCGCCTGGCGACTGCCGGGCGAGGAGGGCAAGATGCGAATGCGTGACCAGGCCTCGGCGATCGGCAGCGACCGGCTCATGCAGGTCCTGCGGGCCCTGGCCGAGGCACAAAACGACCTGCGGGCCAGCACCCAGCACTCGCTCTTGCTGGAGTTGACCCTCGCCAAGCTCTGCCAGCTAACGCCACCGGCGGCGGCTGGACACCGTGCCGGAGCGCCTGCGGCTCAGCGGGCTCCAAGACCGGCTGCTGCACGTCCGGCTGCTGCGCAGGCTCACGCGGCTTCTCAGCCGCCGGCGGCCGTCGCCCAGCCCTCTGCAGCGCCACAGCCACCGGAGTCGCCTGCCCCGGGGCCTGAGCCTGCAGCGCAGCCGACACCCGCCGCAGTGGCCCCGACTCCGGCGCCGGAACCTCCTGCGGTGGCTCCTGCGGACCCCATCACAACCGGTCCTCTGCACTTTGAGGACATCGTCGCAAACTGGAGCGCAATGCCGGACGAGTTGAAGCGGATGAGGCGGATGCCGGTCGGCGCCTTCATCTGCGAGGCCGCGCCGGTGTCCCTTGACGGCGACACCTTGACGGTTGCCTTCGGGCCGGAGTACGCTTTCCACCACAAGCAGGTGTCCGGGCCGTATCATGAGGTGATTGAGGAGGCGCTGGCCCGGCTGTTTGGCCGGAAGCTGAGGCTCGTGTGCGTAGTGGGCGAGGTGCCGGCCCAGACCCCTCCACCACCTGCTGCCGTCCCTGAACCGACGCAGGCTGCAGAAGCGTCCGCCGGCGCGGAGCCACAGGAGCAGCCTGCCGCCGAGCCCGCCCCTCAGGAGGCGACGTCCCAAGCCACCACTGCGCAGGAACCGGCAGAAGAGCCCGTCGCGCAGCCCGCTGCGGAAAGTGCGACGGCACAGCCCCCTGCTCCGGTGGCGCAACCAAGAGAGTCCTCCGCTGTCGATACTGCGGTGGCACAGGCCCTTTCTCTGTTTGAGGGTAGCACGTTGTTGGGTGATGAGGAATAG